In Isosphaera pallida ATCC 43644, the sequence GGACTGATCGCTAAGGTTCTTCTGCTTGAGGAGTTCGTCACGCTGCTGGGCCGCCAGTTGAAGCTGGCCCCGCAAGCGATCAAGTTCGGCCATCCACTCGACCGAGGCGGCTTGGTTGAGCCGCGACTTGAGTTCGTCCCGTTCCTCGGCCAACGCTTTGCGGTCGCGGGCCAGGGTTTCGTGGGCCTTGCGTAGTTCCTCCAGTTGCTCGGCGTCGGCCCAGAGGCGTCGGCTTTGCTCGCGGATGACCCGCACGTCGTGCCTGAGACGATCGCGCTCGGCGGCGGCGGTGTCCAATTCGACCGCCAATTGTCCCAGCTGCACGGCTGAAAGGGAGGTCGTCGGTGCTGTGGAACCAATCTCGATCGCCGCCGTGTTGCCGACGGAACCGCTCTCGCTCACGCTGTGCTGTAGCTGCTCAAGTCGGTTGACTAAGTCATCCCGTTCGGCTCGAAGGGTTTCATACATCTCGACCAGACGCCCCGCCCGCTGGATTTCGTCCTTGAGCTCATCCACCTGGGAGCGGGTCCGGTCAAGCTGAGCGGCCAACTCGTCCCGTTCGGCCCGAAGCGCAAGGACGCGCTCGGGATCGAATCCCTCGGGCAACTCGGCGAGACGACGCTCTAAAGCCTGAGCTTGTGCTTCAACACGCTGTTTCTCGACGAGGGCGGCCTGGTGTTCAAGACGAAGCTGATCCAACCGATCGGTCTCGTCGCGGAGCGCCTCCAAGGTCGAACCTAGGTCGAGTACCTCGTCGCGGAGACGATCGCGTTCCGCTCGAATCGCCTCCAGTTCCGTGAGCTGGGCGCGGGCTCGCTCAGCCTCCTGGCGAAGCGCTTCGGATTGAGCCCGCGAGTTGTGGGCTTCTCGTTCCAAGCGATCGCGTTCGGCTTTGAGAGCGGCCAACTCGGCCAGTTGTCTTCGTGCCTCCTCGGCCTCGGCCCGCAGCCGATCGCGCTCTTGAGCCAACTCGATCACCCGGCGATTGAGCTCGTCCGCCGCAACTGTGGACACCGGCTCGGGAACCGACCGTGGCTCCAAGGCCGCTGCCGAAGGCGAAAACGGCGGTGACTGAGCCGCAGCGGACGTGACCGCCGCGTCCTGCGCGGTCGGCGGAATCTGCAACGCGATGTCAAGTTTGAAGGGATGCGAACAGAACTTGCACGACGCTTTACGGCCCAAAACTTCGGTTCGGACCTTGAGCGGTTTTCTGCAATTCGGGCATGCCAAAGTCACCTTTTCGGGCGCGGTGAAGGTGTGGTCGCAATACTTGCATCCCACCATTTTCCCCGCGTAGCTGAGGGGAATCCGCAGAACGCGGTGACAATTGGGACACTGGGCCTGCATCGCTTTGACGTTTGCCATGTCCAACGCGCTCCGCTCGGCAGGACGAAAGAAGAGGAAAGAAAAGAAACGAGGAACTGGCCTCAAGCCAAGGTCGAAGGAGAGAACGCCCCAGGTAGAAAACCCGGTCAAATCGTGTGATCGACAGCCGCAGCCGTGGGATTCGCCCCGTCTTGACGAACTCAACGATTCGGAACCGTCGATCGAGCGGGAAGCCCCGTCGGACGCGCCATATGACATTGTAGGACGCGCCCCAGCTTAAACCGTACCCTCAAAGGGGGGCAGCTTCTGAAGGTTCCCCTGTCACGATCGCTGTTTTGAGCCAAATCCCCAAAATGCTCAAGTCCAACTCCGCTCGAACCGATCCTGTCCTTGAACAAGTCCATCTCCAGTCAGGAGCGATTGGATTGGAGCGATCGGAGCAATCAAAAACCAGGGAAAGGGTTCATCATGGCGCATTTGTGGACTGGCTCCGACTCTCGGCAACTTCGGACCCGGCGGGTGTCGAAGCAGCGAATCCTTGCGACCGACGGTCTGGAAAGCCGAACGCTCCTAACCATCTCCGCTCCCTTGGAACTGGAGCCTCCCGCGGTCGTCGTTGCGGTGGCCACGCCGGAACCGGCACCACCACCGCCCACGGACGCGATGGTGGATGTGGTCGCCCTGTCGGACGTGGTCACCTCGACCGATTCACCTCACATTACGGAAAGCCCGGTGTCGCCCGTCGCTGATCCGACCTCAGCTCCGGTTCGTCCCAACTCATCACCGCTTCCCCCTCCCCCCTCCGCTCCAGGGCGCTCGATGCCAACCAACCGTTTGGAGTCGGCAGTGTTGCCCCACGATCGACCGGCCCGTGATCCCGCCTTCGGAGCGGCCCGACCCAACGAGTGGAGTCAACCACTCGATCCCGCCGCCTTTCGTGCCTACCGTGAGCAGGCTGAACTCAACCGCGATCCCGAACAACGCGACAAGCCCTTACGCGTCCGTCCCAGTTTGCGGGTGAACACGCCCTGGATTCAGCCAGGACAACAACGAATCGGGCGATCCTCCGAGCGACTGATTCCCATCGAACGTCTCCAGCCGGGGGAATTTCGCGCTATGACCCCTCAAGAGCGATCGGTGTGGCTAGCCGATCAGCGCGACGCGCGGAACCGCCCCCGACTCACCGGCAATCCCGAGACCGACCGGGCGATCCTGGCGGCTAGTCAAAATGGATGGTCCCGGCACCAACCTCCCAAGTCTCAATCCGATTTGGAGAAGTTCGGCAAGCGTGTGGGCGAATTTTTCGAGGATTCCTGGGAGTCGCTCAAGAGCGTCTTTGGCGCATGAGCCATCCGTTGATGAAATCATGCTCAACCCAGGTTGGATCAACCATCTGACATGACGCGACGAAGCCGACCAAGAGCCTGACCTCACCTCCGCCGCGCCGGGACACTGTGGTGCGGCGGGGCGGATGAGCCGCCGTGGGGTTTGAGGGAGGAATGGGCGATCCAAACGGTTGGATCGCGTCGATCGTTCTCGTCAATAATGCACGGACTGGCCGAACGCCAGACCGGCCGCCTCCATGACCGCCTCGGAATAAGTGGGGTGGGGGTGCATGGCGTGGAACAGGTCTTCGGCGGTGGCTTCCAGGCGACGAGCCATGACCAGCTCGGAGATCATCTCGGTGGCCTGGGTTCCCAAGATGTGGGCACCGAGGAGTTCGCCGTGTTCGGCGTCGAAGATCAGTTTGACGAATCCCTCGGGTTCGTCGGACGCCAAGGCGCGGCCGATCGCCATGAAGGGGAACTTGCCCACCTTGATGGGACGGCCCCGTTTCTTGGCCTGAGCTTCGGTCAGACCGATCGAGGCGACTCCCGGCTCAGTGTAGGTGCAGCCGGGGATATTCTCATAATCGACGTAACGGTCGGAGTGGCCGCAAATCCGTTCGATGCAGACATCGGCCTCATGGTGCGCCACGTGCGCCAGCCACGGCGGGCCGATCACGTCCCCCACCGCGTAGATTCCTGGGATACTCGTTTCGTACTTCTTGTTGACTTTGATGTGATTCTTCTCAATTGCCACCTTGACGTCGGGACCAAACAGGTTTTCCACGTTGCCCACCACGCCGATGGCGACGAGAACCACGTCGCCCTCCAACGTGCGGATTCCCTGTGGCGTCTCGACTGTGACCACCGCGCCTTGGGCGGTCTTCTCGATCTGGGTGGTTTTCGAGGAGGTGAGAATTTCCAGACCCTTCTTACGCAGGATGTTGGTGAGTTCTTTGGAGACCTCTTCATCCTCGTTGGGCAGGATGCGGTCGAGCATTTCAACCACGGTGACCTTGGAGCCGATGGTGTTGTAGAAGTAGCCAAACTCCATGCCGATGGCTCCCGCCCCGATGATGACCATACGCTTAGGCACCTCGGGCAGCACCATCGCCTCCTTGGAGGAGATGATTGTTTTGCCGTCGAATTCGACCCCCGGCAAACCGCGGGGACGGGCCCCAGTGGCGATAACGATCGCCCCGGCCGTGACTTTGCGGGTTTCTCCCTCTTTGGTTTGAATCGCGACGGTGCGAGGACCGACCACCTTGGCCGTTCCCATGATGTGATTGACTTTGTACTTCTTGAAGAGTCCCGCGATCCCCTGGTTGAGCCGGTCGGCCACCGAGCGGCTTCGCTTGATCATCTGGTGAAAGTCCCACCCTGGCTGGTTCTGAACGCCGAAACGGTCGCCATGCGCGCCGACCATCTCGACAAGGTGGGCATTGCTCAGGAGCGCCTTGGTGGGAATGCAGCCCCAGTTGAGGCAAACGCCGCCCAAATGCTCTTTCTCGACGCACAACACCTTTTTACCGAGCTTGGCTCCGCGAATGGCACCTGCGTAGCCGCCGGGACCGCCGCCGATGATGACAATGTCGTAATGCGAATCGGCCGAGCCACTTGAGGAATTGGACATCGTTTTTCAGTCACTCAACGAATCATGGTTCGACCCGACGTGGTTCCCCCACGGAACCCCTCCGCCGAACCGTCGGGACGAGCAAACCACGGCGCGCCCCCTTTGGACCAAGGCGTCCCAAAGGGGGACACACACTGCGTGGTGACGGTCCTGGAGGAGAGGAAACCGGCGCGTCGTCAGAGCATGATCCTATCCGACCATGCCACCAGGGGAAAGACCCCGCCCAGAGCAGGGTTGGCGGTCGTGGTCGCGGCATGAATGACGAAGCATTGGGTGAACCAAGGCGGAACGCGCCGCGAACCGGACGGTCAGCGACCGCCTTGGTTTTGGTCCCGAGCTGCCTCGTCGGCCAATCCAGGGGTGGGGGGAACGTCGGGCTTGACCAGCGTGAAGGTGTCGAAAAGCCGGTTTTCCAGGTCGAAGGCCCGCAATTCTAAAGACCGACCGTTGATCGCCACCATGACGTAGTGGTGACCGCGTCGCACGTTGTTCTGGAACCAGGTCTTGATCGGGCCGGGATTTTCAAGGTTGCCACCACCGCCGCCGACGATCATGTAAGTCGTCCCGCCGCGTTCGACCGTCTTGCCCTGAAAAATTGGCCAGGTTCGCTCATAGGAGTGGATGTGACCGTTCCACACGAGATCCACCCCATACTTGTCGAACAAGGAAGTCAACGCCCGAACCCGCAGGTCGCCGTGCAACGATTTACCCTTCCACATGTTGCCGTAGTCGTCCTCGTCCGAGGAATAGACCGGGTGGTGAAACGCCACGAATTTCCACGTCGCCTTGGAACCGGCCAACGCTGACTCCAACCAGCGGTATTGCTCCGAACCAGGCAGGACATTCTTGTTGGAGTCGATCACGAAGAAGTGCGAATTACCGTAGGTGAATTCATAATAGTATTCGGGTTTGGGCAGCGACATGTAGTCGTAATAGAACTTGGCGTCGCATTCGTGGTTGCCTAGCACCGGGAAGAAGGCGACCCGCTCGATCAGTGGACGCATGTTCGGAAAGAAATGGTCGGTCCAGTGCGACTTGATGGTGCCGGTGGTCACCAAGTCGCCGGGGATCAGCAGGAAGTTGGGCCGTTGGCCCCAGGCAGCTTGGGCAATCGTTTTGACGACCTCGGGGTTGGCCTGGGTGTCGGAGATGACCGCGAAGGCGTAGGCAGTCGTCTCGCGCACCGCCGTTTGGAACGACAGCACCTCGCTTTTGAGGGTTTGGCCCTCGGCGTCGGTGGTCACCACCTGATAGAAGTAGCCGGTCTCCGGCTTGAGTCCCTCCAGCTTGACCTCATGCAGCAGTCGGTTGCCGTCGAGCTTGGCCTCCCGGTCGAAGTTGGCGGTCTCGCCGTAGCGGACCAGGGTGGAGGAAGCCCGCGAGGTCTCCCACATCACGACGATCCCGGTTGGGGTGACGAATTGCAGATAGGGTGCGACCACCCAACGCAACTCGGCTTCTTCCTCCACGAGGTCAATCGCGTCGAGCTTGGCGAGGTCGGCGTTGTGTTCGAATTGACGCCGGACCCACTGCTCGGGGGCGCACCGGTCGTAGAGCGCGACCTCACGGAGACGTCCGTGCATCCGAAAATCCTCGTTGTCGTCTTTGTAACCTCCCAGCACGAACCAGCCGTGGTCGATGTGCAGAATGTCGCCGTGCTGGTCGGTCGTCGCGGCGTCGAGTTGACCGTTGACATATAACCGGGCCTCTGCGCCGTCGAACGTGGCCACCACGTGATACAAACGCCCCAGCTCGTAGCGGGTCTTGCCCTTGAGATAGGTCATGACGCCGTCGCCGTCGGGGTCGTTCCGGTTCGCGCCAGTTGTCGAAAGACCGAAGGTAAAGACCTGGTCATCGTAGCCCAAGACAAAACCTTTCTCGAGGCCGCCGTTGTCCTGCAAGGCCGAGACGATGCCGCCGTCTTTCAGAGGGGTGTGAATTGCGACCCAGGCGGCCAGGGTCAGAGACCTTGTGGGCAGGAGCCCGGCCTGGGCGGCTTGGTCGATCGAGTCGGCCACCACCAGACCATCGAGACGGCCATCCAGCTTGAGCGAGACGCCCAGCGGGTCGCAGACCAGTTGGGGAGCGCCTTGGATCACAGCGTCGGGACCCAGACGGGCCTTCCAGCGCCCCTCTTGAATCGCTTGGGGACCAGCGACCCAGTGGGCCACCGGGTTGGGTCCATCGTGACCTCGCGCGTCGGGCATGAACCCGCCGATTGCCCACGCCATCACCAAACAGATCGATATGTTTATGTCACGATTTTCTTTTACATTCATAACCGTTCGCTCCGACACGGTTGGATTCCTAGACTTGTCCTATCTGCCCGCCTAGGAGGGCGGGGCGGTGGACGCTTTGGCGAAGCGATTGTCGAAACCGCGGCTGAGCGATGTCAAGCCAAACCAAGCGGCTTCCTCGATCTTTCAACGAGGTTCATCGAAGTTTCACGATCCCGACTTAAGTTTGGACGTGTGGCAGTTGAGACTGGGAGGGTCAACTCTGCGGGTTGCGGGGCAGCGCTTGAGCCAGCGTGGCGACGAAGTCACCGATCTCTTCGACCAAAGGAGCCATACCAGCGGCGCGGTCGTGGGCTTCAGCCAGACGACGCACCAAGGCACTGCCGACGATCAGACCATCGGCGGAGGTGCCGATGGCGGCGATCTGGTCGGGCCGGCCGATGCCGAACCCCACGCAGATTGGCAGTGTGGTGAGACTCCGCAACCGGGCGACATTCTCGAGCAGGTCGGGCGGCAATTCGTGGCGTTCGCCGGTGGTGCCGGCTACCGAGACGTAGTAAACGAAGCCAGAGCAGGAAGCGACGATTCGCGCGGCCCGTTCGTGCGGGGTCGTGGGGGTTACCAATTGGATCAGGTCCAGACCGACGGCGCGGGCTTTGTTCAACAGGCTCTCCGCCTCTTCGACTGGTAAATCTGGGGCGATGAGGCCATCCAAACCAGCAGCGTGGGCGTCGGCCAGGAACCGTTCGGGTTCGCGTCGGTAGATAATCGAATAGGAACTCATCGCCACCATTGGGGTTGCCACCCCTTCGCTACGCAGAACGCGGACCATGTTGAGGATCCTGTCGAGGCGGGTGCCCGACTTGAGCGCCCGGGTGTAACTGGCGGCAATGACCGGTCCGTCGGCGATCGGGTCGGAATAGGGAATCCCCAACTCGATCAAGTCGGCCCCGCGATCTCCGAGGACACGCAGCAACGCGGCGGTGGTCTCGAGGTTGGGGTCGCCCGCGGTCACAAACGGCATCAGTGCCGGCCGTCGATTTCGAAGGCGATCGAATAGGGCGGCGATCCGCCCGTGGGCGGTCGTGGCGGTCGGTGCGGAGGAGAAGGAGACGCTCATCGTGGGACCAGCACCCGTTGAGGAAGGAAAGGGGCGAGTTGCTTGTGGGCTAACGCCGAAAAGAGGAGTCGTCATTCAATTCCGTGGGCTTAGAACAGATCGTCGTCATGGAGGTTGATTTCTTCGGACGAGCCTGGCTCGTCGCCTTCATCCTCCAGGGTGTGGGGATGACCCCGGCGTAGGACCACTAGGATCGCTGGTGCGCCTGGGGCGGCGGGGCCGGGTCCGCCAAAGGGGGTTTCGCGTACGGGACGCCACCCCCGGGCCAGAAGGTCGCGGAATTCGACCGGCTCACGGTCGTAGAGGTCGATGCAAAAGCCGTTAGACTGGATGATGAGATACTTATAATAGTCGTTGTAGTCGATCACGCCTCCGGACCTCGCGCCGTGAGTTCGGGTCAGGCATCAGACCAAAGGTTATCAACCGCGTCCGAGATCGCGGCGAGGACATGCCAAATCCAAATGAGGTCCGAGGAACCAAGGACGTCTCAGGAGAGGTTGTCAACCCGGCGACAAGCCGGCGGGCGACCCGCGATGAAGTCTGAAGGGCTGGGATTTCGGTTCGCTCCGGGCGATCCATCAGGTTCGATCCAACAGTGGGGTGGCGGCGGAGCAATGAGGAACCAGGCGGGCGACCATCCGGGCCGGTCCGGCCGAGGGGATGGGTCCGATCGGCCGGAACGGGCTTTCCGCCCAATAGGATGGAATCCATGACGAGGAAATGAGGGGGGTTGAAAACGTCAGTGTCCCGTGGAGGGCGGGGGAATGGAATCGACCAGCGACTCACCCCGGATGCGGGCGATTTCGTAGGCATCCTTGTCGCCTCGACCGGACAAACAAACCAGTACGCGCTGGCCTGGTCCCAGCCGTTTGGCCTCCAGAAACGCCTGGGCGAGCGCGTGACTGGTCTCGAGCGCCGGCAAAATCCCGGCGAAGCGGGCGGTCAGGTCGTAGGCGGCTAGGGCTTGGGCGTCGGAGACGCTTTCATAGCGGACCCGTCCGGTCTCCTTCCAAAAGCTGTGTTCCGGGCCGACGCCGGGATAATCCAGCCCGGCCGAGATGGAGTGAACTTCTTGGGTTTGGCCGTCCTCGTCCTGGAGGACGTAGCTGAAGCTGCCGTGCAAGACCCCGGGTTGGCCTTGGGTCAGGCTAGCTGCGTGGCGTCCACATTCCAGCGTGATCCCACCGGCTTCGGCTCCCACAAGTTCCACCTCGATGTCCGCCACGAATGGATAAAACATCCCGGCCGCGTTGGAGCCGCCACCGACGCAGGCCACCACCACGTCGGGCAATCGTCCAAAGCTCTCCAAGCATTGGGAGCGGGCCTCCTGACCGATAATCGACTGGAAGTCGCGGACAATGCGGGGAAAGGGATGCGGCCCCACCACGCTGCCGATGATGTAGTGGGTCCAATCCGAGGTGGCCATCCAGTCCCGCATCGCCTCGTTCGTGGCGTCGCGGAGGGTCCGCGATCCGGAGGTCACCGGGCGGACTTCGGCTCCCATCGTCTTCATGTTGAAGACGTTGAGTTTTTGACGCCGGATATCCTCCTCGCCCATATACACCACGCATTCCAAACCGAACAGAGCGCAGGCGGTGGCGGTGGCGACGCCGTGCTGACCTGCGCCGGTCTCGGCAATGATCCGTTTCTTGCCCAAACGCCGGGCCAACAACGCCTGTCCCAGCGCGTTATTGATCTTGTGCGCACCGGTGTGGTTGAGGTCCTCACGCTTGAACACGAGCTCGGCTCCGCCCAGGTGATCGGACAACCTTCGGGCGGTGAACAGTGGCGAGGGGCGTCCCACGTAGTCGCGCCAATACCCTTGCAACTCGGCTCGGAATGCGGGATCGAGCCGAACCCGTTCATATTCGTCGTTGAGTTCGGTGAGCGCTCGCATCAGGGTTTCGGGAACATACCGGCCGCCGAAGCGTCCGAAACGTCCCTGGAGGTCGGGAACCTGACGCAGGGTCTCGGGACTGATGGTCAAGGAGGGGGAGTTGGGTCCGCTCATCGTGAAGGACATCGGCGCGTGGGTCCACTCCGGGACGGGGGGAAGGGGGCGTGGAGGATCAGGTCGGGGATTTTCCCCTGACCCGCCCATCATGTCCGACGAGGGGCGAGAAGGGGTTGAATCGAATCGAGCCCGACGGCAATCCTCCGCCGGATCGACGAACCCGGGCACGTGATCCGGTGGGGCGGTGGGCAAGCTGAGGGCGGGTCGGGTTGGGTCGAGGGGGGGGTCAACTCAGCCTCCCGGCAATTCGACTGGCGAACCCAAATGGCTCAAGCCGCTTGGTCCCGCGCGGCTCGACGTCGCGCCATCGATTGGGAGCGTCAACCCGCCTCATCGTCGTATGATACGCTCGCGGGCGACGGTTGCAACACCCCCTCCGAATCAAGTGGAGTCGTCTCATGGCCATGTCCCCGGGTCCCCCTCGGCAAATACCCTTTGGGGATGGGAGAAGCCGAGTCCCTCCGGCCTCTTGGTTCTGGCGAGCGCGAGTTGAAACCGCGTCTTGTGGAACCGGATGTCGTTTGGGGCATGATCAACCAAGGCCAACCCCACAGAGTGAAAACCCAACGGCGAAATCCAAAACGGAACGGCGAAGACCGACACCCTACACCAGAAAGGACCGCGCGTTGTGAAGTTCATGCGATCCACCTCTCCGCGACCGCCTCGCCTGGCCGGTCTTTCTTATCCGAACGATCCCCGCCAACTCGCCGCCCAGCTCGACACATGGTTCAACCAGGCTCTGGACAACCTGCCTGCCCTTTCGACCACCTGGCGCGCTGCCTTGTGTCCCCATATCGATTTCGCTCGAGGGGGGGCCGTCTACGCCACTGTCCATCGCGCGTTGAACCACCTCAACCAGCCTAGCAGCACTTATTTGATCTATGGCGTTTCGCATCGGGTCTGGTGTCGTCATCGCTTCGCGGCCACCCGGCGCGATTTCGCCACGCCTTTAGGACTGGTCCGGACCGATCAGCGGTTCCTTGATCATCTCGAACGGGTCTTTGGTCCCGAACTGTTTGTGGATGCCGACGCTCATGATCCTGAGTGGTCGATCGAATTTCAGGCGGTCTGGCTCCAACACCTGCTGGGGGGTCGCCGCGACTTCACGATTGTGCCGATTTTGGTTGGATCATTTCACGACCTCATGGTTCGAGGGGTCGATCCTCTGGAGGATCCTTTGGTGCAACGGATGGTCGAGGCGATCGTGAGGGCCGAACGAGACCACGACCGCCCGGTGTTTCATCTGGCGTCGGTCGATTTCAGCCACATCGGACCCGAGTTCGGCGACCCCGAACCGCTCCGCGATCACGACCTGGAGCAACTGCGGCAATTCGATCGCGCCATGCTCGACCACCTCGGGCGGCTCGACGCCCACGCCTGGTTCGCCGAGGCCGCCGCCATCAAGGACCGCCATCGGGTTTGCGGACTGGCCGCCACCTACACCATGACGCGGATCCTTACCCGCCCCGACGCCGCCCGCGTCGCCCACGCCCGCGGACCGGCCCCGGTCTATCGTCAGGCGGTCAGCCACGACCGCGATTGTTGCGTCAGCTTCGCCGGCGTGCTGATTCCCGACGCAACCTGACCTGTTTGTTACACCCCCCCCTGGTCATCCGATCGGCCCCCACTTCTCGGTTGGGAGCCGCTTCCCATTCACTCTTTAATGAACCCTTCCCACACCACAATGAGCTCGGCGAGTTCAACTCCCCCATCTCGGCGCGAGCAATCGCACTGCCTGAGTCGTCCGTTCCTGGAGGAGGTCGCCGCCTATGAACGAATGGTGCAGGTGATCCAACGTCCCTGGAGGACGGGGCAAGTGACCGCGCGTCGTGTGGGAAACGGGCCGCCGTTGGTGATTTTGCCGGGGATCGCGGC encodes:
- the trpB gene encoding tryptophan synthase subunit beta, producing MSGPNSPSLTISPETLRQVPDLQGRFGRFGGRYVPETLMRALTELNDEYERVRLDPAFRAELQGYWRDYVGRPSPLFTARRLSDHLGGAELVFKREDLNHTGAHKINNALGQALLARRLGKKRIIAETGAGQHGVATATACALFGLECVVYMGEEDIRRQKLNVFNMKTMGAEVRPVTSGSRTLRDATNEAMRDWMATSDWTHYIIGSVVGPHPFPRIVRDFQSIIGQEARSQCLESFGRLPDVVVACVGGGSNAAGMFYPFVADIEVELVGAEAGGITLECGRHAASLTQGQPGVLHGSFSYVLQDEDGQTQEVHSISAGLDYPGVGPEHSFWKETGRVRYESVSDAQALAAYDLTARFAGILPALETSHALAQAFLEAKRLGPGQRVLVCLSGRGDKDAYEIARIRGESLVDSIPPPSTGH
- the amrB gene encoding AmmeMemoRadiSam system protein B — protein: MRSTSPRPPRLAGLSYPNDPRQLAAQLDTWFNQALDNLPALSTTWRAALCPHIDFARGGAVYATVHRALNHLNQPSSTYLIYGVSHRVWCRHRFAATRRDFATPLGLVRTDQRFLDHLERVFGPELFVDADAHDPEWSIEFQAVWLQHLLGGRRDFTIVPILVGSFHDLMVRGVDPLEDPLVQRMVEAIVRAERDHDRPVFHLASVDFSHIGPEFGDPEPLRDHDLEQLRQFDRAMLDHLGRLDAHAWFAEAAAIKDRHRVCGLAATYTMTRILTRPDAARVAHARGPAPVYRQAVSHDRDCCVSFAGVLIPDAT
- the trpA gene encoding tryptophan synthase subunit alpha, with translation MSVSFSSAPTATTAHGRIAALFDRLRNRRPALMPFVTAGDPNLETTAALLRVLGDRGADLIELGIPYSDPIADGPVIAASYTRALKSGTRLDRILNMVRVLRSEGVATPMVAMSSYSIIYRREPERFLADAHAAGLDGLIAPDLPVEEAESLLNKARAVGLDLIQLVTPTTPHERAARIVASCSGFVYYVSVAGTTGERHELPPDLLENVARLRSLTTLPICVGFGIGRPDQIAAIGTSADGLIVGSALVRRLAEAHDRAAGMAPLVEEIGDFVATLAQALPRNPQS
- a CDS encoding LamG-like jellyroll fold domain-containing protein, coding for MAWAIGGFMPDARGHDGPNPVAHWVAGPQAIQEGRWKARLGPDAVIQGAPQLVCDPLGVSLKLDGRLDGLVVADSIDQAAQAGLLPTRSLTLAAWVAIHTPLKDGGIVSALQDNGGLEKGFVLGYDDQVFTFGLSTTGANRNDPDGDGVMTYLKGKTRYELGRLYHVVATFDGAEARLYVNGQLDAATTDQHGDILHIDHGWFVLGGYKDDNEDFRMHGRLREVALYDRCAPEQWVRRQFEHNADLAKLDAIDLVEEEAELRWVVAPYLQFVTPTGIVVMWETSRASSTLVRYGETANFDREAKLDGNRLLHEVKLEGLKPETGYFYQVVTTDAEGQTLKSEVLSFQTAVRETTAYAFAVISDTQANPEVVKTIAQAAWGQRPNFLLIPGDLVTTGTIKSHWTDHFFPNMRPLIERVAFFPVLGNHECDAKFYYDYMSLPKPEYYYEFTYGNSHFFVIDSNKNVLPGSEQYRWLESALAGSKATWKFVAFHHPVYSSDEDDYGNMWKGKSLHGDLRVRALTSLFDKYGVDLVWNGHIHSYERTWPIFQGKTVERGGTTYMIVGGGGGNLENPGPIKTWFQNNVRRGHHYVMVAINGRSLELRAFDLENRLFDTFTLVKPDVPPTPGLADEAARDQNQGGR
- the lpdA gene encoding dihydrolipoyl dehydrogenase; the encoded protein is MSNSSSGSADSHYDIVIIGGGPGGYAGAIRGAKLGKKVLCVEKEHLGGVCLNWGCIPTKALLSNAHLVEMVGAHGDRFGVQNQPGWDFHQMIKRSRSVADRLNQGIAGLFKKYKVNHIMGTAKVVGPRTVAIQTKEGETRKVTAGAIVIATGARPRGLPGVEFDGKTIISSKEAMVLPEVPKRMVIIGAGAIGMEFGYFYNTIGSKVTVVEMLDRILPNEDEEVSKELTNILRKKGLEILTSSKTTQIEKTAQGAVVTVETPQGIRTLEGDVVLVAIGVVGNVENLFGPDVKVAIEKNHIKVNKKYETSIPGIYAVGDVIGPPWLAHVAHHEADVCIERICGHSDRYVDYENIPGCTYTEPGVASIGLTEAQAKKRGRPIKVGKFPFMAIGRALASDEPEGFVKLIFDAEHGELLGAHILGTQATEMISELVMARRLEATAEDLFHAMHPHPTYSEAVMEAAGLAFGQSVHY